The Pongo abelii isolate AG06213 chromosome 21, NHGRI_mPonAbe1-v2.0_pri, whole genome shotgun sequence genome has a window encoding:
- the TSHZ2 gene encoding teashirt homolog 2 isoform X2: protein MPRRKQQAPKRAAGYAQEEQLKEEEEIKEEEEEEDSSSVAQLQGGNDTGTDEELETGPEQKGCFSYQNSPGSHLSNQDAENESLLSDASDQVSDIKSVCSRDASDKKANTHVKLPNEAHDCMDKMTAVYANILSDSYWSGLGLGFKLSNSDRRNCDTRNGSNKSDFDWHQDALSKSLQQNLPSRSVSKPSLFSSVQLYRQSSKMCGTVFTGASRFRCRQCSAAYDTLVELTVHMNETGHYQDDNRKKDKLRPASYSKPRKRAFQDMDKEDAQKVLKCMFCGDSFDSLQDLSVHMIKTKHYQKVPLKEPVPTISSKMVTPAKKRVFDVNRPCSPDSTTGSFADSFSSQKNANLHLSSNNRYGYQNGASYTWQFEACKSQILKCMECGSSHDTLQQLTTHMMVTGHFLKVTSSASKKGKQLVLDPLAVEKMQSLSEAPNGDSLAPKPSSNLASDCTASTTELKKENKKERPEETSKDEKVVKSEDYEDPLQKPLDPTIKYQYLREEDLEDGSKGGGDILKSLENTVTTAINKAQNGAPSWSAYPSIHAAYQLSEGTKPPLPMGSQVLQIRPNLTNKLRPIAPKWKVMPLVSMPTHLAPYTQVKKESEDKDEVVKECGKESPHEEASSFSHSEGDSFRKSETPPEAKKTELGPLKEEDKLMKEGSEKKKPQPLEPTSALSNGCALANHAPALPCINPLSALQSVLNNHLGKATEPLRSPSCSSPSSSTISMFHKSNLSVMDKPVLSPASTRSASVSRRYLFENNDQPIDLTKSKSKKAESSQAQSCTSPPQKHALSDIADMVKVLPKATTPKPASSSRVPPMKLEMDVRRFEDVSSEVSTLHKRKGRQSNWNPQHLLILQAQFASSLFQTSEGKYLLSDLGPQERMQISKFTGLSMTTISHWLANVKYQLRKTGGTKFLKNMDKGHPIFYCSDCASQFRTPSTYISHLESHLGFQMKDMTRLSVDQQSKVEQEISRVSSAQRSPETIAAEEDTDSKFK, encoded by the coding sequence GCTACGCCCAGGAGGAACAgctgaaagaagaggaggaaataaaagaagaagaggaggaggaggacagcaGTTCAGTAGCTCAACTGCAGGGTGGCAATGACACAGGGACGGACGAGGAGCTAGAAACGGGCCCAGAGCAAAAAGGCTGCTTTAGCTACCAGAACTCTCCAGGAAGTCATTTGTCCAATCAGGATGCCGAGAACGAGTCTCTGCTGAGCGACGCCAGTGATCAGGTGTCGGACATCAAGAGTGTCTGCAGCCGAGATGCCTCGGACAAGAAAGCAAACACTCACGTCAAGCTTCCAAACGAAGCACACGATTGCATGGATAAAATGACCGCTGTCTACGCCAACATCCTGTCGGATTCCTACTGGTCAGGCCTGGGCCTTGGCTTCAAGCTGTCCAATAGTGACAGGAGGAACTGTGACACCCGAAACGGCAGCAACAAGAGTGATTTTGATTGGCACCAAGACGCTCTGTCCAAAAGCCTGCAGCAGAACTTGCCTTCTAGGTCCGTCTCAAAACCCAGCCTGTTCAGCTCGGTGCAGCTGTACCGGCAGAGCAGCAAGATGTGCGGGACTGTGTTCACAGGGGCCAGCAGATTCCGATGCCGACAGTGCAGCGCGGCCTACGACACCCTAGTCGAGTTGACTGTGCACATGAATGAAACGGGCCACTATCAAGATGACAACCGCAAAAAGGACAAGCTCAGACCCGCGAGTTATTCAAAGCCCAGGAAAAGGGCTTTCCAGGATATGGACAAAGAGGATGCTCAAAAGGTTCTGAAATGTATGTTTTGTGGCGACTCCTTCGATTCCCTCCAAGATTTGAGCGTCCacatgattaaaacaaaacattaccAAAAAGTGCCTTTGAAGGAGCCAGTCCCAACCATTTCCTCGAAAATGGTCACCCCGGCTAAGAAACGCGTTTTTGATGTCAATCGGCCGTGTTCCCCCGATTCAACCACAGGATCTTTTGcagattctttttcttctcagaagAACGCCAACTTGCATTTGTCCTCCAACAACCGCTATGGCTACCAAAATGGAGCCAGCTACACCTGGCAGTTTGAGGCCTGCAAGTCCCAGATCTTAAAGTGCATGGAGTGTGGGAGCTCCCATGACACCTTGCAGCAGCTCACCACCCATATGATGGTCACAGGTCACTTTCTCAAGGTCACCAGCTCTGCCTCCAAGAAAGGGAAGCAGCTGGTATTAGACCCGCTAGCAGTGGAGAAAATGCAGTCGTTGTCCGAGGCCCCGAACGGTGACTCTCTGGCTCCCAAGCCATCCAGTAACTTAGCATCAGATTGTACAGCCTCTACAACTGAgttaaagaaagagaataaaaaagaaaggccagAGGAAACCAGCAAGGATGAGAAAGTCGTGAAAAGCGAGGACTATGAAGATCCTCTACAAAAACCTTTAGACCCTACAATCAAATATCAATACCTAAGGGAGGAGGACTTGGAAGATGGCTCAAAGGGTGGAGGGGACATTTTGAAATCTTTGGAAAATACTGTCACCACAGCCATCAACAAAGCCCAAAACGGGGCCCCCAGCTGGAGTGCCTACCCCAGCATCCACGCGGCCTACCAGCTGTCTGAGGGCACCAAGCCGCCTTTGCCTATGGGATCCCAGGTACTGCAGATCCGGCCTAATCTCACCAACAAGCTGAGGCCCATTGCACCAAAGTGGAAAGTGATGCCACTGGTTTCTATGCCCACACACCTGGCCCCTTACACTCAAGTCAAGAAGGAGTCAGAAGACAAAGATGAAGTCGTGAAGGAGTGTGGGAAAGAAAGTCCCCATGAAGAGGCCTCATCTTTCAGCCACAGTGAGGGCGATTCTTTCCGCAAAAGCGAAACACCTCCAGAAGCCAAAAAGACCGAGCTGGGTCCCCTGAAGGAGGAGGACAAGCTGATGAAAGAGGGCAGCGAGAAGAAGAAACCCCAGCCCCTGGAGCCCACATCTGCTCTGAGCAACGGGTGCGCCCTCGCCAACCACGCCCCGGCCCTGCCATGCATCAACCCGCTCAGCGCCCTGCAGTCTGTCCTGAACAATCACCTGGGCAAAGCCACGGAGCCCTTGCGTTCACCTTCCTGCTCCAGCCCAAGTTCAAGCACAATTTCCATGTTCCACAAGTCGAATCTCAGTGTCATGGACAAGCCGGTCTTGAGTCCCGCCTCCACAAGGTCAGCCAGCGTGTCCAGGCGCTACCTGTTTGAGAACAACGATCAGCCCATCGACCTGACCAAGTCCAAAAGCAAGAAAGCCGAGTCCTCGCAAGCACAATCCTGTACATCCCCACCTCAGAAGCACGCTCTGTCTGATATCGCCGACATGGTCAAAGTCCTCCCCAAAGCCACCACCCCAAAGccagcctcctcctccagggtccCCCCCATGAAGCTGGAAATGGATGTCAGGCGCTTTGAGGATGTCTCCAGTGAAGTCTCAACTTTGCATAAAAGAAAAGGCCGGCAGTCCAACTGGAATCCTCAGCATCTTCTGATTCTACAAGCCCAGTTTGCCTCGAGCCTCTTCCAGACATCAGAGGGCAAATACCTGCTGTCTGATCTGGGCCCACAAGAGCGTATGCAAATCTCAAAGTTTACGGGACTCTCAATGACCACTATCAGTCACTGGCTGGCCAACGTCAAGTACCAGCTTAGGAAAACGGGCGGgacaaaatttctgaaaaacatGGACAAAGGCCACCCCATCTTTTATTGCAGTGACTGTGCCTCCCAGTTCAGAACCCCTTCTACCTACATCAGTCACTTAGAATCTCACCTGGGTTTCCAAATGAAGGACATGACCCGCTTGTCAGTGGACCAGCAAAGCAAGGTGGAGCAAGAGATCTCCCGGGTATCGTCGGCTCAGAGGTCTCCAGAAACAATAGCTGCCGAAGAGGACACAGACTCTAAATTCAAGT
- the TSHZ2 gene encoding teashirt homolog 2 isoform X1 — MPRRKQQAPKRAAGYAQEEQLKEEEEIKEEEEEEDSSSVAQLQGGNDTGTDEELETGPEQKGCFSYQNSPGSHLSNQDAENESLLSDASDQVSDIKSVCSRDASDKKANTHVKLPNEAHDCMDKMTAVYANILSDSYWSGLGLGFKLSNSDRRNCDTRNGSNKSDFDWHQDALSKSLQQNLPSRSVSKPSLFSSVQLYRQSSKMCGTVFTGASRFRCRQCSAAYDTLVELTVHMNETGHYQDDNRKKDKLRPASYSKPRKRAFQDMDKEDAQKVLKCMFCGDSFDSLQDLSVHMIKTKHYQKVPLKEPVPTISSKMVTPAKKRVFDVNRPCSPDSTTGSFADSFSSQKNANLHLSSNNRYGYQNGASYTWQFEACKSQILKCMECGSSHDTLQQLTTHMMVTGHFLKVTSSASKKGKQLVLDPLAVEKMQSLSEAPNGDSLAPKPSSNLASDCTASTTELKKENKKERPEETSKDEKVVKSEDYEDPLQKPLDPTIKYQYLREEDLEDGSKGGGDILKSLENTVTTAINKAQNGAPSWSAYPSIHAAYQLSEGTKPPLPMGSQVLQIRPNLTNKLRPIAPKWKVMPLVSMPTHLAPYTQVKKESEDKDEVVKECGKESPHEEASSFSHSEGDSFRKSETPPEAKKTELGPLKEEDKLMKEGSEKKKPQPLEPTSALSNGCALANHAPALPCINPLSALQSVLNNHLGKATEPLRSPSCSSPSSSTISMFHKSNLSVMDKPVLSPASTRSASVSRRYLFENNDQPIDLTKSKSKKAESSQAQSCTSPPQKHALSDIADMVKVLPKATTPKPASSSRVPPMKLEMDVRRFEDVSSEVSTLHKRKGRQSNWNPQHLLILQAQFASSLFQTSEGKYLLSDLGPQERMQISKFTGLSMTTISHWLANVKYQLRKTGGTKFLKNMDKGHPIFYCSDCASQFRTPSTYISHLESHLGFQMKDMTRLSVDQQSKVEQEISRVSSAQRSPETIAAEEDTDSKFKCKLCCRTFVSKHAVKLHLSKTHSKSPEHHSQFVTDVDEE; from the coding sequence GCTACGCCCAGGAGGAACAgctgaaagaagaggaggaaataaaagaagaagaggaggaggaggacagcaGTTCAGTAGCTCAACTGCAGGGTGGCAATGACACAGGGACGGACGAGGAGCTAGAAACGGGCCCAGAGCAAAAAGGCTGCTTTAGCTACCAGAACTCTCCAGGAAGTCATTTGTCCAATCAGGATGCCGAGAACGAGTCTCTGCTGAGCGACGCCAGTGATCAGGTGTCGGACATCAAGAGTGTCTGCAGCCGAGATGCCTCGGACAAGAAAGCAAACACTCACGTCAAGCTTCCAAACGAAGCACACGATTGCATGGATAAAATGACCGCTGTCTACGCCAACATCCTGTCGGATTCCTACTGGTCAGGCCTGGGCCTTGGCTTCAAGCTGTCCAATAGTGACAGGAGGAACTGTGACACCCGAAACGGCAGCAACAAGAGTGATTTTGATTGGCACCAAGACGCTCTGTCCAAAAGCCTGCAGCAGAACTTGCCTTCTAGGTCCGTCTCAAAACCCAGCCTGTTCAGCTCGGTGCAGCTGTACCGGCAGAGCAGCAAGATGTGCGGGACTGTGTTCACAGGGGCCAGCAGATTCCGATGCCGACAGTGCAGCGCGGCCTACGACACCCTAGTCGAGTTGACTGTGCACATGAATGAAACGGGCCACTATCAAGATGACAACCGCAAAAAGGACAAGCTCAGACCCGCGAGTTATTCAAAGCCCAGGAAAAGGGCTTTCCAGGATATGGACAAAGAGGATGCTCAAAAGGTTCTGAAATGTATGTTTTGTGGCGACTCCTTCGATTCCCTCCAAGATTTGAGCGTCCacatgattaaaacaaaacattaccAAAAAGTGCCTTTGAAGGAGCCAGTCCCAACCATTTCCTCGAAAATGGTCACCCCGGCTAAGAAACGCGTTTTTGATGTCAATCGGCCGTGTTCCCCCGATTCAACCACAGGATCTTTTGcagattctttttcttctcagaagAACGCCAACTTGCATTTGTCCTCCAACAACCGCTATGGCTACCAAAATGGAGCCAGCTACACCTGGCAGTTTGAGGCCTGCAAGTCCCAGATCTTAAAGTGCATGGAGTGTGGGAGCTCCCATGACACCTTGCAGCAGCTCACCACCCATATGATGGTCACAGGTCACTTTCTCAAGGTCACCAGCTCTGCCTCCAAGAAAGGGAAGCAGCTGGTATTAGACCCGCTAGCAGTGGAGAAAATGCAGTCGTTGTCCGAGGCCCCGAACGGTGACTCTCTGGCTCCCAAGCCATCCAGTAACTTAGCATCAGATTGTACAGCCTCTACAACTGAgttaaagaaagagaataaaaaagaaaggccagAGGAAACCAGCAAGGATGAGAAAGTCGTGAAAAGCGAGGACTATGAAGATCCTCTACAAAAACCTTTAGACCCTACAATCAAATATCAATACCTAAGGGAGGAGGACTTGGAAGATGGCTCAAAGGGTGGAGGGGACATTTTGAAATCTTTGGAAAATACTGTCACCACAGCCATCAACAAAGCCCAAAACGGGGCCCCCAGCTGGAGTGCCTACCCCAGCATCCACGCGGCCTACCAGCTGTCTGAGGGCACCAAGCCGCCTTTGCCTATGGGATCCCAGGTACTGCAGATCCGGCCTAATCTCACCAACAAGCTGAGGCCCATTGCACCAAAGTGGAAAGTGATGCCACTGGTTTCTATGCCCACACACCTGGCCCCTTACACTCAAGTCAAGAAGGAGTCAGAAGACAAAGATGAAGTCGTGAAGGAGTGTGGGAAAGAAAGTCCCCATGAAGAGGCCTCATCTTTCAGCCACAGTGAGGGCGATTCTTTCCGCAAAAGCGAAACACCTCCAGAAGCCAAAAAGACCGAGCTGGGTCCCCTGAAGGAGGAGGACAAGCTGATGAAAGAGGGCAGCGAGAAGAAGAAACCCCAGCCCCTGGAGCCCACATCTGCTCTGAGCAACGGGTGCGCCCTCGCCAACCACGCCCCGGCCCTGCCATGCATCAACCCGCTCAGCGCCCTGCAGTCTGTCCTGAACAATCACCTGGGCAAAGCCACGGAGCCCTTGCGTTCACCTTCCTGCTCCAGCCCAAGTTCAAGCACAATTTCCATGTTCCACAAGTCGAATCTCAGTGTCATGGACAAGCCGGTCTTGAGTCCCGCCTCCACAAGGTCAGCCAGCGTGTCCAGGCGCTACCTGTTTGAGAACAACGATCAGCCCATCGACCTGACCAAGTCCAAAAGCAAGAAAGCCGAGTCCTCGCAAGCACAATCCTGTACATCCCCACCTCAGAAGCACGCTCTGTCTGATATCGCCGACATGGTCAAAGTCCTCCCCAAAGCCACCACCCCAAAGccagcctcctcctccagggtccCCCCCATGAAGCTGGAAATGGATGTCAGGCGCTTTGAGGATGTCTCCAGTGAAGTCTCAACTTTGCATAAAAGAAAAGGCCGGCAGTCCAACTGGAATCCTCAGCATCTTCTGATTCTACAAGCCCAGTTTGCCTCGAGCCTCTTCCAGACATCAGAGGGCAAATACCTGCTGTCTGATCTGGGCCCACAAGAGCGTATGCAAATCTCAAAGTTTACGGGACTCTCAATGACCACTATCAGTCACTGGCTGGCCAACGTCAAGTACCAGCTTAGGAAAACGGGCGGgacaaaatttctgaaaaacatGGACAAAGGCCACCCCATCTTTTATTGCAGTGACTGTGCCTCCCAGTTCAGAACCCCTTCTACCTACATCAGTCACTTAGAATCTCACCTGGGTTTCCAAATGAAGGACATGACCCGCTTGTCAGTGGACCAGCAAAGCAAGGTGGAGCAAGAGATCTCCCGGGTATCGTCGGCTCAGAGGTCTCCAGAAACAATAGCTGCCGAAGAGGACACAGACTCTAAATTCAAGTGTAAGTTGTGCTGTCGGACATTTGTGAGCAAACATGCGGTAAAACTCCACCTAAGCAAAACGCACAGCAAGTCACCCGAACACCATTCACAGTTTGTAACAGACGTGGATGAAGAATAG